Part of the Musa acuminata AAA Group cultivar baxijiao chromosome BXJ2-7, Cavendish_Baxijiao_AAA, whole genome shotgun sequence genome is shown below.
CGCCGCCCAGCAGTGTTGGTGTCGATGGCGCCGCTGTCGACTCAGCGATGCCATCATCCGATCTCAAAGTATGTCCTTTCTATCTGCTCCTATCTCATTATTTATGCATTTCCATGTTCATGGACATCAAAATCGTGGTGAGGAATTTTCCGCCCCTGGAGTTAAGAGAAGACTTCGATTCCGAATCACTTATGGATTTGATTTGTTCTGTTTCTTGAATTCTTGATCGTTTTGGTTACCGAAAGAGAGTGCTTTTCATTCTATTAGGCAGGTTGGTTCAAGTTACTATGGCTTACAAGGGGAACTTACCTGTTCCTTGGTGATTCTGACCGGATACATGATAGCTATGCTATATTTGTAGATTTACACTTATGCGGATTTGTAGTTAAGTGGAGATTTTTATGGTAACAATAGTTACTTTTTAGATTGGGAAATGATTTTTGATAGTGTTCTATTTGtccaaataaaaggaaaaaaaagaaaaaggagtttATGTTTGGCCGGGATACTGATCTTTTGCTGTACTGAGAAGATAAACTGTGGACCATTGCTCTAGGCTCCTCCAGCCTGTGTGAAGGATGAATGTAAATTTTGATTACGAATATCCTTTTTTAGCAACCTTGCTATCCTTAAAGTAGGTCTGAATCTCTGCTTGTCTTTTTGGGAATTTGTTTTTATGCAAGACTCTTTTAGATAAAGGCTAAGAGGTGCTGCACAATATACTCAATCATAGCTGCAGCTATTTCTAACCTTTAGTCAAAAGGTGAAACAAATTCAAATCTTAGCTGATTCAacctatcaaaataaattaacaaTGACACTGAATTAGGTAAGTTATATACTGAAGTCATTGTTTGATTAGAACACAAGGACCCACTTCAACtaaaattttatttcaattgagcctagGTCTAGAAAATATGATGTGGTTAAATTGAATTGCAATTGTGAAGAATGTTGAGCAAATCCACTCTTCCATATTTGTGCTTGATAAGGTGCTTCTTATTGACATCTGATTTTTGGGAGATCTGAATGAAGAAGCTTTCATATTCCATGGGTTGTGACAAAGGCATTATTTTGCTTTTCTGAGTTGATTGTGTGCTATTGTGTAATGGATATGGCTGCATGAAACAACTATATAGCTGCTGCATGCCTGCATATTAAGATAGTCAGGAAAGCAGGTTTAATGGTCAAACTTTATTTATTTGTCACTTAAAAAATGTCAGCAAAAAGAAGAATTTATTTTAAGGATCTTGTTGTGGATACCTTGACAATAGAGCAGTCTTAGATGGCTAAAAGCTTAACCCATAACTTGTTACATCAGTTTCAACTTCCTTTGGAGCTCATGCACATCCAACACTGCTATTAATACTCATTGCAGCTACAACACCCATAGGGGATGCTAGATAAGCAATGATCAGTAGCTGCAACATTAGAAAATAAATGTCAAAAATGAGATTTTTGATTCAAGCCATTATTAGCGAACTCCATCATAAAAGGTGGAACAGCCAGCAATATGGATTATATCAGATAGAGTACAAAAataaacaagaagaaaaaggggATTTGAGTTTGAAGAGGGCATCCACAGTCTCAAACTTGCCCTTTTGTGTTCTCTGCCTATATGGATATCAGATATGTGAGGCTTCTAAGGGAAAGTGAATTGAGATGTCAAACTTGTAGGTAGAAAATCCAGGCTGCTTTTGTTTCTCCCATGCACCATCTtctgtttattatattattactgCTGAATACGTGGAAGAGTTTCCAGATTAGCAAAATATTTTTAGATGTACTACACTGCTGAATACGGGGAAGAGTTTTGCAATAGAGTGGTCATAACTGTGGAATTGATATTTGAAAGAATTCTTTTGAGATGCATATTTTCCAATGGTTTAATACATTGTTTCATATTCAGGAAAGTCGAAAACTGCCTGGAACAGTTAATTGGGGTACAGCAACTATTGTTGGAGTATTTGCAGGACTGCTATATGGTGGAAGCAAAGAGGCTTCTGCATCTGTGGTAAGCGTTTTTTTTGGGGAAAAAGTTTGGTTTATATTGTTTGTCTTATTTCTCATTAGAGAACCACTTACTATACCTTCACTGTATTGTATGCTTCACTGGGGACCCCTTTTTTAAACAGCATATATGCTTTATCGGTCAAGCTGACAACTCGTTTTGACTACTGATTTCTGGGACTTAGTTGGAAAACTCATTAATTGTTAAAAATATATCTTGATAAGAAATTTGTATCTGTTAGGGGCTAATATCTTAGATTTTGCTCTACAAGTCCTTTATGAACTCAGATAGGTTGATGGTTTCGTCTGCATGGTAGCATTGTGAACTCGAGACTGAGGAGGGCTGTGGTCCCAACTTGATCAGAACTTAGGATTTCTATTGCCTTGTATCTTATTCTTGACTAGGATTATCTATCATATGGAATGAATATACGGCACGCTTCGTTATATTACTAATTTCATTGAAAAACGAGCTCATtcattttgtttctcttctttttgTCATGCATTATCACATTTATGGGAATCTTTGCCTTTATCATTGTAGCAAGTTTCATGCACGTCTATTTTTGCAATTATTTAAATGCTGGGGTCTGGCCTATTACATTTTGCCAAACAAGATCAACCAAAAGCAAGCAAAGCAACGGCATTGTGAAATTGCTTTGGAAGTCAGGGGTATAGCAGTATAGGTGTGTTGATGTAAGAAGCTGGTTTTTTATAACTTAACTGCCCCTTTTCTATTGATTGGTAAGCATATTCTATCTTGTCAGAGCAAGGATGCAGAAGTTATGTTGAAGCTTGGGAGTACTCCAGACAAGCGTGAACAGTACAGAATAATGAGAGATGCAATGGAGAAAAGATTCATCCGCGTAGCTCGTGGTTCAATTGTTGGTGGTGTTCGCCTTGGCATGTTCACTGCAGCATTTTATGGCTTGCAAAATCTCCTGGCTGAAAAGCGTGGTGTGCATGATGTGTATAATGTGGCTGGTGCTGGTTCTGCAACTGCTGCAATGTTTGGTCTTATAAGTGAGACAATTTGACTATTTTCTTCTGTGTTTTACCTACATCTGTCTGATCAAAGAATGGTTTTCCTTGACAATGAAGTAGCTTATTTTTCCTACAAGAGATTATTTTACATAGGATGCTCTGAATTATTTTCTGCCCACTAGTAATActaaaaaaatttgatcatgtaaaCAAGAAGAATTGATTTTGCCTCTATATTTAATCAATTAATATTCTCTTTGTTTCCATTACCTTATTTGACAAGTGTATCTTTATTTACTTTGAATGTTGCCTGACTTTAAATCTATACTTCTTAAGGCTGTGGTATCATGATATTGCACATGTGCAAGCAATATAtgcattatttatttattgctaATGTTTTAAACTATTAATTGCTCGATAACACAGACTACGGCATCCAATGATGATATGCATATAGTATTCTGGATTTCTGGATGACTGACTAATTTATCAACCAACTGTTTCAGATTTTTCTCAGACACCAAATTATTGATGACTTCAGCATCTGTAGTCACCAACTATATTAGTAGATTGATTCATGTTTTGATATGTAACTCTTATGCTTGTCATCCTTTTAACACACAAAACGTTATACCAATTAGTCTTATCAATTAAGTATCTTAATTATTCTGTATATGAATTGTAGAGAAGATTAGGAATGGTTAGTGGGTGTGTTATCAGCTAGCAATCAAATTTTTAACTCATATTGTTCTGTAATATCAGTGCCAGGTTCCTTGACGTGGCGTGCTAGGAATGTGTTGCTTGGTTCAGTCCTGGGAGCTGGAATTTGTTTCCCTTTAGGTAATATAAATCTGTTGACTCGTTTTAGATTGTGATATGGCTTATGATTATAACCTAGCTTGCATTCTGTTACTTCTATCGATAACAATGAAAGATATTTACCACCTTATCACGTCTCTGCGCTTTTGTAGACTTAATACTTTATGATGTTTAACGTGAGACACAATGTTGATTCATTGTTTTACTTTGCAAGGTTGGGTACATCTGAAGCTGATGGAGAAGGCAAATGAAGAGAGATTAAATTCTAAACCTTCTGATCtggatgaggaggaagagacCAATAGAAGCCGTGTTGGTGCTGCCATAGAGAGGCTTGAGGGGAACCTACGCCGGTAGCAGTTATCTATTACCTTGTGGAAGGGAAAAATAAAGCAGACCAGGAGGAAATAAGCAGGCAGATAAGGCTCAGCTGAGCAACAGAAGAATTTACTGGTTTTCTTGACCTTGCGCTGTGCGAGACAGTATGGTTGATCCAGAATTTTCACTGATTTCTTCAGGAGTAATGATTCTTTGCTCAAACCAAATCTGTGTGTGGTAACCACAAACTACTTGGTTTCCATACACGGAAGGCCAAGGCCTTTGAGCCATCATGGATAGATGTTGTCTCGGTAAACAAATGGTAATGTAATCACTTTCCCACAAGATCAGGATGTTCTTGACATTAATATTGTTTTTGTTGTGATGATGCTAAATAGAGTATAAGAATATTGGTTTCTGGTTTTAACTGTCGTCGTTTGTTGATGTTCCAATCCAGGAAGGTTGACTTTGATTTGCTGTAACCTACGGCAAATCTGCATGAGTTTTAATGCCCTTTTTAGGGAACAGTAAAGCTTGGATATATTTCTGGTTTGGCATTGGGGTTAGAAGCGGGCGGCACCGAGTTGGCATCCACGGCAACCCATTCGGTATACATGAGGTTGACCAGAAGTAACGAAGTAGTTATACACATTGTATTAAAGAATTTTAAgcaaccaatacatgccacaaAGCCATAACCTTCCTAGTTTCATAAATATTATATCAGAACAAAAAGCAACAAGTCGACGCTGTATCGTACGGTTTCTACCACACCAACAATAACAGGACCAGCCAAGGCCAGCCAAAAGGAATAGGAACATAAAGACTGGACGACACCACCAAGCCGATCGACCAACAGGTAACAAAAAGGAAGCCCAATCCGATTACGCTAACGTGCGTTGACCACCCTTTCCAGGTCAAAGAACACCTCAGCGCCCGCTGGCGGCTGGCGGCGGCGGGGCCGGGGCAGCGAAGCGGGCAGAGAAGTCGCGGTGGTCGTCGTATCCCCCCTCGGGGCTGTCGCCGCCCTGGCCCTCGTCGAAGTTGAGGGCGTAGCTCAACGGGTCGTACTGGAACCTCGCCAGCCCCCCCGCCGCCCTCCCCCTGTTAGGGTTCCGCCCGAACCGCCGGAGGAAGGTCTTCCACCTCGGCCCGGCCACCAGCTCCGACCACTCCCTCCCCTTCATCATCAGCGCCCTCAACCCCGCGCCGCTCCACCACCGGCGACGCTCGTCCCCTCCCTCGGCGGGCGCCGGCGCCTGGATCCGCTCCCAGGGGCTCGAGAAGGGGAAGCAGCAGCAGTACTGCCGGCGATCGGACCCGGCCGACGGATCATCGAACGGGTCGATGTTGGCGTCCACCTCCATGTGGCGAATCGAATGGATTGGCTGATTGAGATACAGAAAATTGAGACTGAATGAATTCGCCTCCCCTGTCAAAGAGGACAGAGAGGACGACGGCAATAAATATCGTCTATTATAACGGTTTCGGAGGCAATGTAACGTTACAACTAAAAGATCTTGTCACGGGTGTAAGACATGTCGCGGCTGTCACGAGGCGTGTTGTTGGACGCCACACCTACCGGGCCTACGGGGCACGATCATGTTCGATGTCGCGCCTAACGCCGCCGCTTCACTCACGACTCAAGGACGTGGTGCGTGCGCCACATCATCCCCCTATCGTAACTCGAGCAGTGACCCGAAGCGGCGGGCTTCACTCATATTGGTCGTCGTTTCTCCAAGTCTCTGGACGCATTAAAGAGAACGAATCCTTTTCCCAGTCTGCTTCCTTCATGCAAACCACGCGACGGAAAACACGACCTGTGGAATCCAAGCAAAAGAATACTGTTCTTACTGTTCTATTAAACCCCTGTTAACTCCTAAATCTGAAATTATCACTGAGCTAATGAACTCTTTCAAGATCATTCGAATTATGATCACAACATGCATCATATCATACAGTGACTTGAACAAGAGAGAAGATTTCTCATTTGAGCTGtgatgagtatatatatatacatatatgtacataacaAAACATATCTCCTCATTTGTACAATGGTACTTCAGGGGAACTACAACTTCATCTGTAAAATCTACCATCCTGCTAAAACTACTACTCTTTCTTGATTTATCATCACTATACCATGAGAAGCAACATGATCATCTACAGTTCAcatgacaaaataaaataaaattggaaaCACATGAGGAAGCTCAGACATGGTAGACCATTGCGACCTCCAAAGTCGAAGCATGAGGGATGCTGAAAGCATACATGTGGCCCCTGCAGTTTCTCCGCAAGAACTCATACCCAAGATCGATCGCCAGCCGCTTGATGAGGCTCGACCCGCTCTTTGCTCTCATGTACTCGTGCCCGAGTATGAAGGCCATTCCTGCCTCCCTTGCTTCCAGCAGCTCTTGCAACTCTTCCTTCGCCTCTTCCTTTATTTTCGGGCTCCTGGGCAAGAGAAACCTCACTTGTTTCTTTGGTACTATCACAGGCGAGAGTATCTCCCTCGAGGCTGATGGGCCTGGCGCATCTTCAGCTTCAACTTTCTCCTCGCGGATCCTCAAACCTGTCCCGACGACTGTCATTTGGCCATCATCCTTATCGGTTTCTTCAGCCAGACCGCTGGGCTTTGATCCTTCGGACCGGATGAACTCAGCAATGCTGCAAACAAGATCCCTCTCGAACTCCAAGTCATCTTTTTGTATGTCTTGGTACCCGTATCGGACGATGACCCTGTAAAGCCTGTATTCCTTTGGGCCAACCCGACCGACTAGGAATCGTTCTTGGGGGTCGACGTACGGCATTGGCACTGATTTAATGCAAAGGAAGACAACGACCTGAGCCAGAAGAAATTTAAGAATGGCTTGATATATTAcgtaatatcaaaatgtattgatAAAGTGAAAATGCAGACATATATTTGATCTACTACCACCATAGTCACAAGTATTTAGACCACCTAAAATTGATATGTAAAATGTAAAAAAGATTACTCGGTAATACCTGGTGAAATGCAGGCAAGTTGGTGACGAAGTGGGAGAAGATGGCTGGGATTCCTGATACGAGCTCAGTGTGTATGAGGCCAATGCCTCGCACACGTACAAAGCCTAGGGTAGGGCCGAGGCTTAGAAGCCAATTGATGGAAACCTTGTTCTCAACATCAAACTCGTACTTCTTTATGGTCCCATAATGCCAGATGTACATGATGATCATAAAAACGATGCACAGTGCGAGAGGAAACCAAGCTCCTTCAAGGAACTTGATTAAAGATGCCGAGAAGTAGAGCGCCTCAATTGAACCAAAGAAAAGAATGAAGCATGCAGCCAGAAAGATGCTTTGATGCCAACAGAGGACAATTACGAGGAACATCAAGCAGGTGGTGACCAGCATGACAGACATGACTGCTAACCCTGTTGCAAAAGATGATAAATCAAAAAATTAGCAAATTGAAAAGGTTGCTTTGCATATGAATCATCTCGATAGACATCATgcacataaagtaaaataaagtatTAATCATATGCTACAAGCTTCTGATGGCTACTATCATTACCACATCAATATCCAGCTACATTACACTATTGTCAGGTAATTTAGGTACCACTGTTAGTTGATGACTCATCCTTTTTCTTTCTATTCCTATTTTGCATGCTGAAAGCAAGCAGAAGTGACAGAAAGGCAGCAAAAGCTGTAAACCAAGATACTGCACTCTTGGAAAGTACAACGGAAGCGAACAAGCACTACAAGACCAGAGGTGGCAATGACACAATGGATCTAGAAATTATGAATATAATAGCATGATAACCACATTCGATTATTTATACAACATGGAAATTGGAATGATAGAGAATGACACACAATAAAATGGATTCTATAGCACCATATAGGATTAAAATGCAATAAAATGGATTAAAATGCAAtaagaaaacaaacaaaaaacaaaaacaacaagAACAGCAGCATGATGCTCAACTTAAAATGGCCTAGTAAATCAGCCGAGCCACCAATCAACCTTTGCTGATCCTAGACACCCCGATTTCTCAAGCTCATATGATCTTTTTTATCCTAATTGGTCCCTGCCAATGCTGAATAATACCAGACTAATCTTGGCTAATACCATGAGTTGATCTCAAGGGATCTCTGGAGTCCAACCAATTATAACCAATTAACCAGGATTGTTAATCCCGGCCAAcctgaaatcaaattattttacttTAATCATTCTTATCGAAACCTGAAGACACGCCACCAAGTATGCTTTTCTGTGGTCAAAAAAACACTTAATATAAAGATAAACACTTTCCAACAAAGAAAATACTCATTAAACAAGAGACCAGCCGTCGCTTCTAACAAATGGTCAAACATATGTTGATCCCTACAGACATCTTCAAACTTCATTTTAATTTAAGAATTTGCAATAATCATTACCAAAAGACGATATATAGATTTCCAAATTTTGTTGTGGAagattttggatacaaaaattacaTGATCTAGATGAACAGGcacattaattttaatattataagacCACTTGCCCATGATGAAAGTACAAAATCTATATCAAAAGATGGGTGGAATATGAACAACTCCAAAAGGCATAAGTAGGAAAACATAAAGAATATACCAGTGTGGGAACAGAAAAAAATTTCAGAGAGATAAAACCAAAAGGGTTGGAACACCTAACATGAGAATGGCAAGTAATAGTTGTTTGATACTTTATATGAATGTAATACCTGATGCGTTGCCCAGGAGCTTTGTGTCTCTAAATCCAACAGTGACAGCTAAGCAAAGTG
Proteins encoded:
- the LOC135617620 gene encoding uncharacterized protein LOC135617620, whose translation is MKEGEEQQGGPQSPPSSVGVDGAAVDSAMPSSDLKESRKLPGTVNWGTATIVGVFAGLLYGGSKEASASVSKDAEVMLKLGSTPDKREQYRIMRDAMEKRFIRVARGSIVGGVRLGMFTAAFYGLQNLLAEKRGVHDVYNVAGAGSATAAMFGLIMPGSLTWRARNVLLGSVLGAGICFPLGWVHLKLMEKANEERLNSKPSDLDEEEETNRSRVGAAIERLEGNLRR
- the LOC135616401 gene encoding uncharacterized protein LOC135616401 codes for the protein MEVDANIDPFDDPSAGSDRRQYCCCFPFSSPWERIQAPAPAEGGDERRRWWSGAGLRALMMKGREWSELVAGPRWKTFLRRFGRNPNRGRAAGGLARFQYDPLSYALNFDEGQGGDSPEGGYDDHRDFSARFAAPAPPPPAASGR